In one Brienomyrus brachyistius isolate T26 chromosome 5, BBRACH_0.4, whole genome shotgun sequence genomic region, the following are encoded:
- the LOC125741654 gene encoding beta-2-glycoprotein 1-like: protein MSVLTRCFTGKLSAVPHTEMLRSLLLLLLCQLSTYMPADAGAVCGRPPLTNDMDPAGFQRVYEVGQEIFLSCKPGYTPSKGSRRVVCTASGKWTNPTLKCEPKSCSVPERLQHGDVELTDITFRSIINYTCHDGYVQHGANTSECLADGTWSEPPPFCEPVTCGLPEIPKHGKIIYSKPFQSNTTVFGDSVTYECMPPFALLGNARGSCTASGNWTETPECHLVTCPVPPSLENGFISFSIMKEHGYKERVKYGCNIDYVLDGPTEIECEKTGKWSPLPICKAPCRIGIHRGRIFYDRRKIWIEDLKPNKILHGERLAVYCKNAEKNCGYPVPMQCIDGTAAIPECYEEPSAIQYNLHHKKLPSEIKMCT from the exons ATGTCTGTCCTTACTCGCTGTTTTACGGGTAAATTGTCCGCTGTCCCTCACACAGAGATGCTCCGGAGCCTTCTTTTGTTGCTGCTATGTCAGCTCTCCACGTACATGCCAGCGGACGCAGGAGCAG TGTGTGGCCGGCCCCCTTTAACCAACGATATGGACCCAGCTGGCTTTCAGCGCGTGTATGAAGTTGGGCAGGAGATCTTCCTGTCCTGTAAGCCTGGATATACACCCAGTAAAGGCTCACGAAGAGTCGTCTGCACCGCCAGTGGGAAATGGACCAATCCCACGCTCAAGTGTGAAC CCAAGTCGTGTTCTGTGCCTGAGCGTCTGCAGCATGGAGATGTTGAGCTGACTGACATCACGTTCAGGAGCATAATTAACTACACATGCCATGATGG GTACGTGCAGCATGGAGCGAATACGAGCGAGTGTTTGGCAGATGGTACCTGGAGCGAACCACCGCCTTTCTGTGAAC CTGTAACCTGCGGTCTGCCTGAAATACCAAAGCATGGGAAAATCATCTATTCCAAGCCATTCCAAAGCAACACCACGGTATTCGGCGACAGCGTGACCTACGAGTGTATGCCGCCGTTTGCGCTCTTAGGCAACGCGAGAGGCTCCTGCACTGCCAGTGGGAACTGGACTGAAACGCCAGAATGCCACC TCGTGACATGCCCAGTGCCGCCCAGCCTCGAAAACGGATTCATTTCCTTCTCGATAATGAAGGAGCACGGCTATAAAGAAAGAGTAAAATATGGCTGCAACATAGACTATGTGCTCGACGGACCCACGGAAATCGAGTGCGAAAAAACTGGGAAGTGGTCCCCCCTGCCCATTTGCAAAG CCCCTTGCAGAATCGGCATTCACCGAGGCCGGATATTTTACGACAGAAGGAAAATATGGATCGAGGACCTGAAGCCGAACAAAATACTGCATGGTGAGCGATTAGCCGTGTACTGCAAAAACGCAGAAAAGAACTGCGGTTATCCGGTCCCCATGCAGTGCATCGACGGCACCGCAGCTATTCCCGAGTGCTATGAAG AACCATCCGCTATTCAATATAATCTGCATCACAAAAAGCTTCCATCAGAAATAAAGATGTGTACTTAG